Proteins encoded together in one Branchiostoma floridae strain S238N-H82 chromosome 18, Bfl_VNyyK, whole genome shotgun sequence window:
- the LOC118405427 gene encoding uncharacterized protein LOC118405427, which yields MPPKRNTNTNAVMDEEVPVSVAFMKEMLEQQKIYYKDLLDQQEKNFRSFVQIITDSTNQRMDNLVREMQDLKNSLNFSQGELGDMKTVSGKNVDKIKQLEQDILTYNNEVTEIVNKVDYIENQSRRNNLIFDGIKDDKKETWEQSEVKVKEVLKTKLRLNTDAIEIERAHRNGRPGDRPRPIVVKFSRFKDKQSILRHAKLLKGTSIYINEDYSERIRQKRKDLLPALRAARERGQVAHIRYDKLVISDRGTANN from the coding sequence ATGCCACCAAAGAGAAACACAAACACTAACGCGGTCATGGACGAGGAAGTACCCGTTAGTGTAGCTTTTATGAAAGAGATGCTGGAACAACAAAAAATCTACTACAAAGATCTCCTGGAccaacaggaaaaaaatttCCGCTCATTTGTACAAATAATAACAGATTCAACCAATCAAAGGATGGATAATCTCGTCAGAGAGATGCAGGATTTAAAAAACAGTCTGAACTTCTCACAAGGAGAGCTCGGTGACATGAAAACGGTAAGTGGAAAGAACGtggacaaaataaaacagttggAACAAGACATCCTGACCTACAACAACGAAGTGACTGAGATTGTAAACAAAGTGGACTACATCGAGAACCAGTCACGAAGGAACAATCTTATCTTCGATGGGATCAAAGACGACAAGAAGGAGACATGGGAACAATCTGAAGTCAAGGTTAAAGAAGTACTGAAGACCAAGTTGCGTCTGAACACCGACGCAATAGAAATCGAACGGGCTCATCGTAATGGCAGACCAGGAGATCGACCACGCCCCATTGTTGTGAAGTTCTCACGCTTCAAGGACAAACAGAGCATATTAAGACACGCAAAACTGCTGAAAGGTACATCGATCTACATTAATGAAGACTACTCGGAAAGGATCAGACAAAAGAGGAAAGACTTACTACCAGCACTACGGGCAGCCAGAGAACGAGGTCAAGTGGCTCACATACGGTATGATAAACTTGTGATCTCTGATCGCGGGACTGCCAACAACTAG